In one window of Streptomyces roseofulvus DNA:
- a CDS encoding pre-peptidase C-terminal domain-containing protein: MTHRPFRAPAAAAVVLTAMASVLMAHQPAQAAADRIRLGSASDVSRSTWNGPAFTMNGAGGIVTASMTRAINEIRGGTGSLDVVVVAGSAPTSGSKTPECDTITGLTGVNSCTTWTLTTASDGNNSQMNTDVRNAEFVYFAGGDQCRYAAWKGTALEASVESVVAKGGGSGGGSAGHHINSPIVYDACNGSVTSAEALANPYDRYVSFTTGMFEWANYGAVINDSHFVTRDRMGRTMSFLARAVKDGLAPGGSAWGVGVEEGGGSLFLDRNGMATQYGKDAYVVLADHQPEQAVERKPLTYSGFKIWRLTPGSTFDFKNRPTCGYYLRSVTNGVTDADLYNGTPLTDCGTQGGGGTTVTESEPNDTRDTADDATALASPGTLTGSMKSTSDRDYFKVSVAAGQTVSVSCAVPTAYDADVYWLDANGSTLTRSVNDGAGTDESLSFTRTATGTGTYYLDVEAYSGSGTATYACTLTRS; encoded by the coding sequence ATGACACACCGCCCCTTCAGGGCCCCGGCGGCGGCCGCCGTCGTCCTCACCGCGATGGCCTCCGTCCTGATGGCACATCAGCCGGCGCAGGCGGCAGCCGACCGCATCCGGCTCGGCAGCGCGTCCGACGTCAGCCGCAGTACGTGGAACGGTCCGGCGTTCACGATGAACGGAGCCGGCGGCATCGTGACGGCCTCGATGACCCGGGCCATCAACGAGATCCGCGGCGGCACCGGGAGCCTCGACGTGGTCGTCGTGGCCGGTTCGGCGCCGACCTCGGGCAGCAAGACCCCGGAGTGCGACACGATCACGGGCCTGACCGGCGTCAACTCCTGTACGACGTGGACGCTGACGACGGCGTCCGACGGCAACAACAGCCAGATGAACACCGATGTCCGCAACGCCGAGTTCGTCTACTTCGCCGGCGGTGACCAGTGCCGCTACGCCGCCTGGAAGGGCACCGCCCTGGAAGCCTCCGTCGAGTCGGTCGTCGCCAAGGGCGGCGGCTCCGGCGGCGGCAGCGCGGGCCACCACATCAACAGCCCGATCGTCTACGACGCCTGCAACGGCAGCGTCACCAGCGCGGAGGCCCTCGCCAACCCGTACGATCGGTACGTCAGCTTCACCACCGGCATGTTCGAGTGGGCGAACTACGGAGCCGTCATCAACGACTCCCACTTCGTGACCCGCGACCGCATGGGCCGCACCATGTCCTTCCTGGCGCGCGCCGTGAAGGACGGTCTCGCGCCGGGCGGCTCCGCCTGGGGCGTCGGCGTGGAGGAGGGCGGCGGCTCGCTGTTCCTCGACCGCAACGGCATGGCGACCCAGTACGGCAAGGACGCCTACGTCGTCCTCGCCGACCACCAGCCGGAGCAGGCCGTCGAAAGAAAGCCCCTCACCTACAGCGGCTTCAAGATCTGGCGTCTGACACCGGGCTCCACCTTCGACTTCAAGAACCGCCCCACCTGCGGCTACTACCTGCGCAGCGTCACGAACGGCGTGACGGACGCCGATCTCTACAACGGGACGCCCCTGACCGACTGTGGCACCCAGGGCGGCGGCGGGACCACGGTCACGGAGAGCGAGCCCAACGACACGCGCGACACGGCGGACGACGCCACCGCGCTCGCCTCGCCCGGCACCCTCACGGGCAGCATGAAGTCGACGAGCGACCGCGACTACTTCAAGGTCTCCGTGGCGGCCGGCCAGACGGTCTCGGTGAGCTGCGCCGTGCCCACGGCCTACGACGCCGACGTGTACTGGCTCGACGCGAACGGCAGCACCCTGACCCGGTCCGTGAACGACGGGGCGGGCACCGACGAGTCGCTGTCGTTCACCAGGACCGCGACCGGGACAGGCACCTACTACCTCGACGTGGAGGCATACAGCGGCTCCGGCACCGCCACCTACGCCTGCACCCTCACCAGAAGCTGA
- a CDS encoding M20 family metallopeptidase: protein MSAPARRQERLDDLLELARARRADYLCDLEELVSVDSGSYSAEGVNEVADWIERRLERIGFTVERVRFPATPDGHRTGDALVGRRRGTLPESEGGRRILLAGHMDTVFENGTAAARPFRVDGSTAYGPGVSDDKGGLLAGLTALEILGALGVDAYDELVLLATPDEEIGSPASRPLIEATAAGAHFGLGLECARENGDLVIARKGVADFRLTVTGRAAHAGIEPERGANAALAAAHLTVALQALNGHWDDVTVNVGVVRAGTRANIVCPRAELRIEVRAATTADIQRVTRAIREAADQPGVPGVTVEVEQLDVCPPMEDTPASRRMFDHARAAARAAGIELGAAATGGVGDANLIAGAGIPVLDGLGPVGGADHTPQEWLDVTSVPQRVALLADLIASLGTAGTA, encoded by the coding sequence GTGAGCGCCCCCGCCCGCCGCCAGGAGAGGCTCGACGACCTCCTGGAACTGGCCCGCGCCCGCCGCGCCGACTACCTGTGCGACCTGGAGGAGCTCGTCTCCGTCGACTCCGGCTCCTACAGCGCCGAAGGCGTCAACGAGGTTGCCGACTGGATCGAGCGCAGGCTCGAACGGATCGGGTTCACCGTGGAACGCGTCCGCTTCCCGGCGACGCCCGACGGACACCGCACCGGCGACGCCCTCGTCGGCCGCCGCCGCGGCACGCTGCCCGAGTCGGAGGGCGGCCGCAGGATCCTCCTCGCCGGCCACATGGACACCGTCTTCGAGAACGGCACCGCGGCCGCTCGCCCCTTCCGCGTCGACGGCTCCACGGCGTACGGCCCCGGCGTCAGCGACGACAAGGGCGGCCTGCTCGCCGGACTCACGGCCCTGGAGATCCTCGGCGCCCTCGGCGTCGACGCGTACGACGAGCTGGTCCTGCTCGCCACCCCCGACGAGGAGATCGGCTCGCCGGCCAGCCGGCCGCTGATCGAGGCGACGGCCGCCGGCGCGCACTTCGGGCTCGGCCTCGAATGCGCCCGGGAGAACGGCGACCTCGTCATCGCCCGCAAGGGCGTCGCCGACTTCCGTCTCACCGTCACCGGCCGGGCCGCGCATGCCGGCATCGAGCCGGAGCGCGGGGCCAACGCCGCCCTGGCCGCCGCCCACCTCACCGTCGCGCTCCAGGCCCTCAACGGCCACTGGGACGACGTCACGGTCAACGTCGGCGTCGTCCGGGCCGGAACCCGCGCCAACATCGTCTGCCCTCGGGCGGAGCTGCGCATCGAGGTGCGCGCCGCCACGACGGCCGACATCCAGCGGGTCACCCGTGCCATCCGCGAAGCCGCCGACCAGCCCGGCGTCCCCGGCGTCACCGTCGAGGTCGAGCAACTCGATGTGTGCCCGCCGATGGAGGACACCCCCGCCTCCCGGCGGATGTTCGACCACGCGCGCGCCGCCGCCCGGGCGGCCGGCATCGAGCTGGGCGCCGCCGCCACCGGCGGTGTGGGCGACGCCAATCTCATCGCCGGTGCGGGCATCCCCGTCCTCGACGGCCTGGGCCCGGTCGGCGGCGCCGACCACACCCCCCAGGAGTGGCTCGACGTCACCAGCGTCCCGCAGCGCGTCGCCCTCCTCGCCGACCTGATCGCCTCCCTGGGCACGGCCGGCACCGCCTGA
- a CDS encoding MurR/RpiR family transcriptional regulator, which translates to MSPTLADEIRSRLGELSPAERKVARVLLAGYPAAVFETVATIAERAGVSAPTVLRCASRLGYRGFPDLQAALRSELDARNASPITLYRAVETPEHERTEAPQEAAASQLGKRSSLVRQAVAQTFDEVAAHEFEDAVGLLSDPRRRVHVGGGRFTHLVAEYLGLHLMQFRNQVGFLPHKDVERTSYLTQLSRRDVTVLFDYRRYEADKTLIAELARERGGKVIVFTDPWLSPAAAHADVVLITQVSSDSPYDSLVPALAVVEALVAAVLDRVGGSGHERMKEAERVARRTGLL; encoded by the coding sequence ATGAGCCCCACGCTGGCCGACGAGATCCGCAGCCGGCTCGGAGAGCTGAGCCCCGCGGAGCGCAAGGTCGCGCGGGTGCTGCTGGCGGGGTATCCGGCCGCGGTCTTCGAGACGGTCGCCACGATCGCGGAGCGGGCGGGCGTGTCGGCACCCACGGTGCTGCGGTGCGCCTCCCGGCTGGGTTACCGGGGATTCCCCGACCTTCAGGCCGCTCTCCGCTCCGAGCTCGACGCCCGCAACGCCTCGCCGATCACGCTCTACAGGGCCGTGGAGACGCCGGAGCACGAGCGGACGGAGGCTCCGCAGGAGGCCGCCGCCAGCCAGCTCGGCAAGCGCTCCTCACTGGTGCGGCAGGCCGTCGCCCAGACCTTCGACGAGGTGGCCGCCCACGAGTTCGAGGACGCCGTCGGGCTCCTCTCCGACCCGCGCCGTCGCGTGCACGTGGGGGGCGGACGCTTCACGCACCTGGTGGCCGAGTACCTCGGCCTGCACCTGATGCAGTTCCGCAACCAGGTGGGCTTCCTGCCGCACAAGGACGTGGAGCGGACCTCCTACCTCACGCAGCTCTCCCGGCGCGACGTCACCGTGCTGTTCGACTACCGGCGTTACGAGGCTGACAAGACGCTCATCGCCGAACTGGCCCGGGAACGGGGCGGCAAGGTCATCGTGTTCACCGACCCGTGGCTCTCCCCCGCCGCCGCCCACGCCGACGTCGTCCTCATCACCCAGGTCTCCTCGGATTCGCCCTACGACAGCCTGGTACCGGCCCTGGCGGTCGTCGAGGCCCTCGTCGCCGCCGTCCTCGACCGGGTCGGCGGCAGCGGCCACGAGCGGATGAAGGAAGCGGAGCGGGTCGCCCGGCGCACCGGCCTGTTGTGA
- a CDS encoding DUF4397 domain-containing protein: MNTRSTGAVLAAGIAVALTATATAAAPAFAQTQAAGEQATVSVFHGVPGLTVDVYAGDKELLPDFAPGTLTDPLKLDPGSYDIKIFKDGEGPKGTPAIQKTVEVPAGANATLVAHLTADGKPALDAFVNDTSKVPAGKARVTVRHVAAAPAVDVRADGTAVFKNLENPKEAKGEVAAGSVSADVVLAGTDTVAIGPATLDLAEGSNTVVYAWGSATDKNLALKTQSITGMHSAPGGVPAGETGEAAVAHNEGVLGVLSLGALVALGASGYLLRRRDDAA, encoded by the coding sequence ATGAACACGCGTTCTACTGGTGCCGTTCTCGCCGCCGGTATCGCCGTCGCCCTGACCGCCACCGCCACCGCCGCCGCTCCCGCCTTCGCCCAGACGCAGGCTGCCGGCGAACAGGCCACGGTGTCTGTGTTCCACGGCGTCCCCGGCCTGACCGTGGACGTCTACGCGGGCGACAAGGAGCTGCTCCCCGATTTCGCCCCGGGCACGCTCACCGACCCGCTGAAGCTGGACCCGGGCTCTTACGACATCAAGATCTTCAAGGACGGCGAGGGTCCCAAGGGCACCCCGGCCATCCAGAAGACGGTAGAGGTCCCCGCCGGGGCCAACGCCACGCTCGTCGCCCACCTGACCGCCGACGGCAAGCCCGCGCTGGACGCCTTCGTCAACGACACGTCCAAGGTCCCCGCCGGCAAGGCCCGGGTGACCGTCCGCCACGTCGCCGCCGCTCCCGCGGTGGACGTCCGCGCCGACGGCACCGCGGTCTTCAAGAACCTGGAGAACCCGAAGGAGGCGAAGGGCGAGGTGGCGGCCGGATCGGTCTCCGCCGACGTCGTCCTCGCCGGTACGGACACGGTGGCGATCGGTCCGGCGACCCTGGACCTGGCCGAGGGCAGCAACACCGTCGTCTACGCCTGGGGCAGCGCCACCGACAAGAACCTCGCGCTCAAGACCCAGAGCATCACCGGCATGCACTCCGCGCCCGGCGGCGTACCCGCAGGAGAGACCGGAGAGGCCGCGGTCGCGCACAACGAAGGCGTGCTGGGCGTTCTCTCCCTCGGCGCCCTCGTCGCGCTGGGCGCTTCCGGATACCTGCTGCGCCGCCGCGACGACGCCGCCTGA
- a CDS encoding ABC transporter substrate-binding protein, giving the protein MNALIARPAAAAAVAATMLLSLSACGGDEPAAPSGKVVIGGVEIVKDQKLHDLLPEKVKKAGEVRVATDVPYPPFEMYVKEGETALTGLDYDLGQALGAKLGVRFAFAPQKFDGIVPAIQAGKFDVAMSAITDNKERQKVVDFVDYSQSGSGILVGDGNPAKVTTLDDLCGRKVAVQAATNQLDLLKSHQAACTGAGKGKIDIQTFPKDSDAQLALRSGKVIAQVLTKPAAGWVAKTADAGKAFDLVEDPAAPGGYNASPNGIAISKQLPELTDAIQKALQSLIDDGTLIKIYNKYGVPSIAVKEATKNAAVD; this is encoded by the coding sequence ATGAACGCTCTTATCGCGCGCCCCGCGGCCGCCGCCGCCGTGGCGGCGACCATGCTCCTGTCCCTTTCCGCCTGTGGCGGTGACGAGCCCGCCGCCCCGTCGGGCAAGGTCGTCATCGGCGGCGTGGAGATCGTGAAGGACCAGAAGCTGCACGACCTGCTCCCCGAAAAGGTCAAGAAGGCCGGCGAGGTGCGCGTCGCGACGGACGTGCCGTACCCGCCCTTCGAGATGTACGTGAAGGAGGGGGAGACCGCGCTGACGGGGCTGGACTACGACCTCGGCCAGGCCCTCGGCGCCAAGCTCGGCGTCCGCTTCGCCTTCGCTCCGCAGAAGTTCGACGGGATCGTCCCGGCCATCCAGGCCGGCAAGTTCGACGTGGCGATGTCCGCGATCACGGACAACAAGGAGCGGCAGAAGGTCGTCGACTTCGTCGACTACTCCCAGTCCGGCTCCGGCATCCTCGTCGGCGACGGCAACCCGGCGAAGGTGACCACCCTCGACGACCTGTGCGGACGGAAGGTCGCCGTGCAGGCCGCGACCAACCAGCTCGACCTGCTCAAGTCCCACCAGGCCGCATGTACCGGCGCGGGCAAGGGGAAGATCGACATCCAGACCTTCCCCAAGGACTCCGACGCCCAGCTCGCGCTGCGCTCCGGCAAGGTGATCGCCCAGGTGCTGACCAAGCCCGCCGCCGGCTGGGTCGCCAAGACCGCCGACGCGGGCAAGGCGTTCGACCTGGTCGAGGACCCGGCCGCGCCCGGCGGCTACAACGCCTCGCCCAACGGCATCGCCATCAGCAAGCAGCTGCCCGAGCTGACGGACGCCATCCAGAAGGCGCTGCAGTCCCTCATCGACGACGGCACCCTGATCAAGATCTACAACAAGTACGGCGTCCCCTCCATCGCGGTGAAGGAAGCCACCAAGAACGCGGCGGTGGACTAA
- a CDS encoding amino acid ABC transporter ATP-binding protein, protein MVRAEGVRKHFGRLEVLKGIDLTVERGQVCCLLGPSGSGKSTFLRCINHLEKVDGGRLTVDGELVGYRQQGNKLHELREREVADRRRDIGMVFQRFNLFPHMTAVENVMEAPVKVAGVSRTDAREHAHALLDQVGLGDRGHHYPAELSGGQQQRVAIARALAMKPKLMLFDEPTSALDPELVGDVLDVMRQLAADGMTMVVVTHEIGFAREVGDTAVFMDEGVVVESGDPRQVLVEPEQERTRAFLSKVL, encoded by the coding sequence ATGGTGCGCGCCGAAGGAGTACGCAAGCACTTCGGGAGACTGGAGGTCCTCAAGGGCATCGACCTCACCGTCGAGCGCGGCCAGGTCTGCTGCCTCCTCGGCCCCTCCGGCTCCGGAAAGTCCACCTTCCTGCGCTGCATCAACCACCTGGAGAAGGTCGACGGCGGCCGGCTCACCGTCGACGGGGAGCTCGTCGGCTACCGCCAGCAGGGCAACAAGCTCCACGAGCTGCGCGAACGCGAGGTCGCCGACCGCCGCCGCGACATCGGCATGGTCTTCCAGCGCTTCAACCTCTTCCCGCACATGACGGCCGTCGAGAACGTGATGGAGGCCCCCGTCAAGGTCGCGGGAGTCTCCCGCACCGACGCCCGGGAGCACGCCCACGCCCTCCTCGACCAGGTCGGCCTCGGCGACCGCGGGCACCACTACCCCGCCGAGCTGTCCGGCGGACAGCAGCAGCGGGTGGCGATCGCCCGGGCGCTCGCCATGAAGCCCAAGCTCATGCTCTTCGACGAGCCGACCTCCGCCCTGGACCCCGAACTCGTCGGAGACGTCCTGGACGTCATGCGGCAGCTCGCCGCGGACGGCATGACGATGGTCGTCGTCACCCACGAGATCGGCTTCGCCCGCGAGGTCGGCGACACCGCCGTCTTCATGGACGAGGGCGTCGTCGTGGAATCGGGCGACCCCCGCCAGGTGCTCGTCGAGCCGGAGCAGGAGCGCACCCGCGCCTTCCTGTCCAAGGTCCTGTGA
- a CDS encoding amino acid ABC transporter permease yields the protein MAGTTRVPQSTTATDQPPTGELEIVPVRNYARWIAAVASVLALVGLIGSLAKNDNLRWDVVGDYLFADLIFDGLATTLWLTAAAMLLGLALGTLIAVMRLSSSPVLYGLANAFVWVFRGTPLLVQIIFWGYAAALYTYVKIGVPFTDITFFQAETNALLTPAIAALLALGLNEAAYASEIVRAGIQSVDPGQAEAAHSLGMRPALTMRRIVLPQAMRVIIPPMGNETINMLKMTALVSVISAHDLMSNIQDVYAQNYQVIPMLVVASIWYLALVTLLSVPQAWLERRYGRGTTRAGHVSPFRRLLGGTVERLGKNSKEQNR from the coding sequence ATGGCCGGCACGACCCGGGTCCCGCAGAGCACCACCGCCACGGACCAGCCCCCCACCGGGGAACTCGAGATCGTCCCTGTCCGCAACTACGCGCGCTGGATCGCGGCCGTCGCCTCGGTCCTCGCCCTCGTCGGACTGATCGGCTCCCTCGCCAAGAACGACAACCTGCGCTGGGACGTCGTCGGCGACTACCTCTTCGCCGACCTCATCTTCGACGGTCTCGCGACGACGCTCTGGCTCACCGCCGCCGCCATGCTGCTCGGCCTGGCCCTCGGCACGCTGATCGCCGTCATGCGGCTCTCGTCCAGCCCCGTGCTGTACGGCCTCGCCAACGCCTTCGTCTGGGTCTTCCGCGGCACCCCCCTGCTCGTCCAGATCATCTTCTGGGGATACGCCGCGGCGCTCTACACGTACGTGAAGATCGGCGTTCCCTTCACCGACATCACCTTCTTCCAGGCCGAGACCAACGCGCTGCTCACACCGGCGATCGCCGCCCTCCTGGCCCTCGGCCTGAACGAGGCGGCCTACGCCTCCGAGATCGTCCGCGCCGGCATCCAGTCCGTCGACCCCGGCCAGGCGGAGGCCGCGCACTCGCTGGGCATGCGTCCCGCGCTCACCATGCGCCGGATCGTGCTTCCCCAGGCCATGCGCGTCATCATCCCGCCGATGGGCAACGAGACCATCAACATGCTGAAGATGACCGCGCTCGTCTCGGTCATCTCCGCCCACGACCTGATGTCCAACATCCAGGACGTCTACGCCCAGAACTACCAGGTCATCCCCATGCTGGTGGTGGCCAGCATCTGGTACCTGGCCCTCGTCACCCTGCTCAGCGTGCCCCAGGCCTGGCTGGAACGACGCTACGGCCGCGGCACCACCCGCGCCGGACACGTCTCGCCCTTCCGGCGCCTGCTCGGCGGAACGGTGGAGCGGCTCGGCAAGAACAGCAAGGAGCAGAACCGATGA
- a CDS encoding class F sortase codes for MGTARAQRRTLLGVVMALLGVALTAAALLLATRADRPAGSGDFGAAPNATVPPKTEAPASPALSRTATTPAAPAAPAPAPTPVAVPAPRELVIPRLGLRAPIDRVGVADDGQMEVPKDPDRVGWYRYSPAPGADRGSSVVVGHVDAKGLGLGVLYGLTEVRKGDRVRVVRDDGTTLTYEITARRTLTKAALVRSAVFDRDGPALLNLVTCAGPYLPDKGGYQNNLVVTAAEVPR; via the coding sequence ATGGGCACGGCCCGCGCGCAACGCCGCACCCTCCTCGGTGTCGTCATGGCTCTGCTCGGCGTCGCCCTCACTGCGGCGGCGCTCCTCCTGGCCACCCGGGCCGACCGTCCCGCCGGTTCCGGCGACTTCGGGGCCGCGCCGAACGCCACCGTTCCGCCGAAGACGGAGGCGCCCGCGAGCCCCGCGCTCTCCCGCACCGCCACGACTCCCGCAGCTCCGGCCGCCCCCGCCCCCGCTCCCACCCCGGTCGCGGTCCCGGCGCCGCGCGAGCTCGTGATTCCCCGGCTGGGCCTGCGTGCCCCGATCGACCGGGTCGGCGTCGCCGACGACGGGCAAATGGAGGTGCCGAAGGATCCTGACCGCGTCGGCTGGTACCGCTATTCGCCCGCTCCCGGAGCCGATCGGGGCTCTTCGGTGGTCGTGGGGCACGTGGACGCGAAGGGCCTCGGCCTCGGTGTGCTGTACGGCCTGACCGAGGTCCGGAAGGGCGACCGGGTGAGGGTGGTGCGCGACGACGGCACCACCCTCACGTACGAGATCACCGCCCGCCGCACCCTCACCAAGGCGGCCTTGGTGCGCAGCGCGGTGTTCGACCGGGACGGGCCCGCGCTACTGAACCTCGTCACGTGCGCCGGCCCGTACCTGCCCGACAAGGGCGGCTACCAGAACAACCTCGTCGTCACGGCCGCGGAGGTGCCCCGGTGA
- a CDS encoding aspartate ammonia-lyase: MRREERDLIGVREVPEDVYWGIHTLRALENFPLTGIPLSSHPELVVALAAVKEAAALAHLELGTLPEERARAVVAACREIRTGRLHDQFVVDVFQGGAGTSANMNANEVVANRALEILGHPRGRYEHLHPNDDVNRSQSTNDVYPTAAKLAVYASAGRLLDAMTVLRDAFGDRGGHFAKTVKLGRTQLQDAVPMTLGREFDAFALTVRDDADLIGLAAASLLEVNLGGTAIGTGLNADEGFARLAVTHLETVASVPVRPARDLVESTQGVGAFVRLSGALRQFAVRLSKICNDLRLLASGPGAGLGEIRLPELQAGSSIMPGKVNPVMPEAVNQVCFDIIGADAAVCAAAQAGQLQLNAFEPLMVHHLLNSANRLAAACRLLAERCVVGIEADEERLRAMVERSAGLATALNPVIGYQRSTALARECRESGLPVRELATRDGLLTDGELDELLDPWRLARPC, from the coding sequence ATGCGACGCGAAGAGCGCGATCTCATCGGTGTGCGAGAAGTACCGGAAGACGTCTACTGGGGCATTCACACCCTGCGTGCGCTGGAGAACTTCCCCCTCACGGGCATTCCGCTCTCGTCGCACCCCGAACTCGTCGTCGCGCTGGCCGCGGTGAAGGAGGCGGCCGCGCTGGCCCACCTGGAGTTGGGGACCCTTCCCGAGGAACGGGCCCGGGCCGTCGTCGCGGCGTGCCGCGAGATCCGCACGGGCCGCCTCCACGACCAGTTCGTCGTGGACGTCTTCCAGGGCGGCGCGGGCACCTCGGCGAACATGAACGCCAACGAGGTCGTCGCCAACCGGGCACTCGAAATCCTGGGGCACCCGCGCGGCCGCTACGAGCACCTGCACCCCAACGACGACGTGAACCGCTCCCAGAGCACCAACGACGTGTATCCCACGGCGGCCAAGCTGGCGGTGTACGCCTCCGCGGGCCGGCTGCTCGACGCCATGACCGTGCTGCGCGACGCCTTCGGCGACCGCGGCGGGCACTTCGCGAAGACCGTGAAGCTCGGGCGCACCCAGCTCCAGGACGCGGTGCCGATGACGCTGGGCCGGGAGTTCGACGCGTTCGCCCTGACCGTACGGGACGACGCCGACCTCATCGGTCTGGCCGCCGCCTCCCTCCTCGAAGTGAACCTTGGGGGCACGGCGATCGGCACCGGGCTCAACGCGGACGAGGGCTTCGCCCGGCTGGCCGTCACCCATCTCGAAACCGTCGCGTCCGTGCCGGTCCGGCCCGCCCGCGACCTGGTGGAGAGCACGCAGGGCGTCGGCGCATTCGTCCGGCTCTCCGGCGCCCTCCGCCAGTTCGCCGTACGGCTGTCCAAGATCTGCAACGACCTCAGGCTGCTCGCCTCGGGCCCCGGGGCGGGCCTCGGCGAGATCCGGCTGCCTGAGCTCCAGGCCGGGTCGAGCATCATGCCGGGCAAGGTGAATCCGGTGATGCCCGAGGCCGTGAACCAGGTCTGCTTCGACATCATCGGCGCGGACGCCGCGGTCTGCGCGGCGGCTCAGGCGGGGCAGCTCCAGCTGAACGCCTTCGAGCCCCTGATGGTCCACCACCTGCTCAATTCGGCCAACCGGCTCGCCGCCGCCTGCCGGCTCCTGGCCGAGCGCTGCGTCGTCGGCATCGAGGCCGACGAGGAGCGCCTGCGCGCCATGGTGGAGCGGAGTGCCGGCCTCGCCACCGCGCTGAACCCGGTCATCGGCTACCAGCGGTCCACGGCCCTGGCCCGGGAGTGCCGCGAGTCGGGGCTTCCCGTCCGGGAGCTGGCGACCCGCGACGGGCTGCTGACCGACGGCGAACTCGACGAGCTGCTCGACCCGTGGCGGCTCGCCCGCCCGTGTTAG
- a CDS encoding cyanophycinase, with product MRVPSAPAPARRTVLAGALAVSLLTVSSSALADTPRARTQAGSLVLIGGALKESNTQVYGEIIKRAGGPGARIGIITAASVPESQDPHAGDPERCSNSACNGAYYAEVFKRHGAADAQWIPLDIDHVANADADAVVAQVNSMTGFFFGGGDQYRYVTTLLRGDAHQDSKVLAAIRAKLARGAVVSGSSAGAQIASGPDMVTGGESYEALRDGSAPGYFDDPTRLGYLPRGGFGFLRSGLVDTHTGAYGREGRALRLASDTGHDRVYALEENTALVVDRPGSSREHLSVLGPNGVAVLDLRDARAHDSGDGWSLRRALYSYLTDGDQYDARTWTARVDPSKQPLNPAGTAPVPANADVFSSLANPDSVPYGFRTTARALASTRAQTSATATTFESGPRFTVTFTKARGFAAFTGDGTDARTLLSLRIDIAPR from the coding sequence ATGCGCGTCCCTTCCGCACCCGCACCCGCACGCCGCACCGTCCTCGCCGGCGCCCTCGCCGTCTCCCTTCTCACGGTCTCCTCCTCCGCCCTCGCCGACACCCCGAGGGCCCGGACCCAGGCGGGGTCCCTCGTCCTGATCGGCGGAGCCCTCAAGGAGAGCAACACCCAGGTCTACGGTGAGATCATCAAGAGGGCCGGCGGCCCCGGCGCCCGCATCGGGATCATCACGGCCGCGTCCGTTCCCGAGAGCCAGGACCCCCACGCCGGGGACCCCGAGCGGTGCAGCAACTCCGCCTGCAACGGCGCGTACTACGCCGAGGTCTTCAAGCGACACGGCGCCGCGGACGCCCAGTGGATCCCCCTGGACATCGACCACGTCGCCAACGCCGACGCGGACGCCGTCGTCGCCCAGGTCAACTCCATGACCGGCTTCTTCTTCGGCGGCGGCGACCAGTACCGCTACGTCACCACCCTCCTGCGCGGCGACGCGCACCAGGACTCCAAGGTCCTGGCCGCCATCCGCGCCAAGCTCGCCCGGGGCGCCGTCGTCTCGGGATCCTCCGCGGGCGCCCAGATCGCCTCCGGCCCCGACATGGTCACCGGCGGCGAATCGTACGAAGCCCTCCGGGACGGCAGCGCACCCGGCTACTTCGACGACCCGACCCGGCTCGGGTACCTTCCCCGGGGCGGCTTCGGCTTCCTCCGCTCCGGACTCGTCGACACCCACACCGGCGCCTACGGACGCGAGGGCCGAGCCCTGCGCCTCGCCTCCGACACCGGCCACGACCGCGTCTACGCCCTGGAGGAGAACACCGCCCTCGTCGTCGACCGGCCGGGCAGCTCCCGCGAGCACCTCAGCGTCCTCGGTCCGAACGGCGTCGCCGTCCTGGACCTGCGCGACGCCCGCGCCCACGACTCCGGGGACGGCTGGTCCCTGCGACGGGCCCTTTACAGCTACCTCACGGACGGAGACCAGTACGACGCGCGCACCTGGACCGCGCGCGTTGACCCGTCCAAGCAGCCCCTGAACCCCGCCGGAACGGCGCCCGTGCCCGCCAACGCGGACGTCTTCTCCTCCTTGGCCAATCCCGACAGCGTCCCGTACGGCTTCCGGACCACCGCGCGGGCGCTCGCCTCGACGCGGGCGCAGACCAGCGCGACCGCGACCACGTTCGAGAGCGGGCCGCGGTTCACGGTGACGTTCACCAAGGCGCGCGGTTTCGCCGCCTTCACCGGCGACGGCACGGACGCCCGTACGCTCCTCTCCCTGCGCATCGACATCGCGCCGCGCTGA